From the genome of Eucalyptus grandis isolate ANBG69807.140 chromosome 2, ASM1654582v1, whole genome shotgun sequence, one region includes:
- the LOC104433372 gene encoding uncharacterized protein LOC104433372, protein HAVFSSLPTHEIPVPPPHALPLRFPQNLSLAAASFATSLLPAPATCSTLCPNEDPPQDSAGLLRQWGCSDDDISRLFSRRPSLRRANLGRLRSKLQILTDVGITGPDLVKVIHCRPRFLSCRINNHLEDRLQYFVSLFGSKEVLRRAIVRNPSILTYDFPGRIQDIVDLYEKMGVGKEDLVLMLMSRPTLIPRTSLEDEKMEYIRRTGVPRNSKSYKYVVTIMAISRLTTIREKVANLEKFGFSEEEVLSLFGRSPFMLTFSIDKIQRNMTFILGIMKLPAKVIFEHPFLLHCNLENVLRPRVLLAAKIQDMGLSPQIQGPTIFRALRMTESRFLKAFVGCHTGDVANELMELYNTVKGVKRLAEASKKNYTKGFPF, encoded by the coding sequence CACGCCGTCTTCTCATCCCTTCCGACTCATGAGATCCCTGTTCCGCCTCCCCACGCCCTCCCTCTGCGATTTCCCCAGAATCTCTCCCTCGCCGCAGCCTCCTTCGCCACCTCACTCCTCCCCGCGCCCGCCACCTGCTCGACCCTTTGCCCCAACGAAGACCCGCCCCAGGACTCCGCCGGCCTGCTCCGCCAATGGGGCTGCAGCGACGACGACATCTCGAGGCTGTTCTCCCGCCGCCCTTCCCTCCGCAGGGCCAACCTCGGCCGCCTCCGCTCCAAGCTCCAGATACTGACCGACGTGGGCATCACGGGTCCCGACCTCGTCAAGGTCATCCACTGCCGCCCTCGCTTCCTCAGCTGCCGCATCAACAACCACCTCGAGGACCGACTCCAGTACTTCGTCTCCCTCTTCGGCTCCAAGGAAGTCCTCCGCAGGGCCATCGTTCGCAACCCTTCCATCCTCACCTACGACTTCCCCGGCAGGATTCAGGACATCGTCGACCTGTACGAGAAGATGGGCGTCGGCAAGGAGGACTTGGTCCTCATGCTCATGTCTCGCCCCACTTTGATACCCCGTACTTCTCTGGAGGATGAGAAGATGGAGTACATTCGCCGGACCGGGGTTCCCCGGAACTCCAAGTCTTATAAATATGTGGTGACCATCATGGCCATCTCCAGGCTGACCACCATCCGTGAAAAGGTGGCTAATTTGGAGAAGTTTGGGTTCTCAGAGGAGGAGGTGTTGAGCCTATTCGGTCGCTCCCCTTTTATGCTCACCTTCTCCATTGATAAGATCCAAAGGAACATGACTTTCATTCTCGGAATCATGAAGCTCCCTGCAAAGGTGattttcgaacacccatttctCTTGCACTGTAATTTGGAGAACGTGCTGAGGCCGCGTGTTCTTCTCGCTGCCAAGATTCAGGACATGGGTCTCTCTCCTCAAATCCAAGGCCCTACCATCTTCAGGGCTCTCAGAATGACGGAGAGCAGATTCTTAAAAGCATTTGTTGGGTGTCATACGGGAGATGTTGCCAATGAGTTGATGGAGTTATACAACACCGTCAAAGGTGTTAAGCGATTGGCTGAAGCCTCGAAGAAGAACTATACCAAAGGATTCCCTTTCTGA